Below is a genomic region from Desulfobacter sp..
GGTTCTATCCTTTTGGGTTTTTGGTCCCCTTTTCTTCTCTCTGAGCCGAGTGCGGCCACCATCAGTGCTGATAACGACTCGCCGCCCTTCAAGTAAATCTCTATCATTTAATGGGATTCGGCCCGCTTGTTGTTCGGCTCGAGCCCGCTCTGCGTACCGATAGGTCAGTTTACGGATGACCTTTATACCCAACGTCATCCCACGGTCACAAAGCACTTGACGGACTTCTTCAAAAGAACTTAATAAGGCTGACCAAGAACTCACCATAGAAGCCAAAGCAGGCGAGCAGCGATCATGGATTCCAAGAAGGATTAAGCCAGCGTATGCACCTTTATATCTTTTTCCTTTTCGGCGGTCACAGGACCTTCGATAGTATCGAACATGAATATCAACCGAACTATCTGTACAAAGCTGAATCCAAACGGTCTCAAGCCCTTCGCTTTTCATCCGTCCCGGCCAATTGGACATCAATTCTTTTTCTTGGTCGACCTGTTCAGAGGAATCTACTGAGGCCTGGATCTTTTTTTTAAAAAAAAGGCGCTTATCCGATTTGTATACTCAAGGATTTCCTGCTCCATCTGTTCTAATTCGTTAGCGTTACGAACCAAGCGATTTGGATCTTCTTCCAGTTCTTTGAGGCATGCAAGGACTTCATCAACAGTATTACAATCTTCAGCTTTCTTCATTAGCACAATCCATTTATGTTCATTTCAGCGTAACAGAGGATATCATTCTTTTTGCTCTAAAAGACAGGCCTTTTTAAAACCGGGAAAATAGGAATGCGCCCTGATTCTTTTAGAGACCTTTTTGCAATGCCGCCGGTTGGACCGGTTCATCAAAACCCGTGTGCTGGCAAGACCCTATGACTATATCCTGCCCGGAAAAATTCATAGGTTTTAGCTTTGGCAAAACCATAGGGTATCTCAAATAATCAGGATTTGGGTTTGAGTTCAGGGTGCAGGCTAATTTTAACCAGAGGGATATATTCAATATTTCGAGGATTCAAATTTGCCTGCAACAAAGGAATCAAGCCAAAAGACAATTATTAAAAGTGGCCTATATTTGGATGGCGCTTAAAATCATTGAAACTGCAAAGCGGCTGCCCAAAAAAACAAAAGCCCTTGGCTGATCAGCCAAGGGCTTGTATTTTTTATGGTGCCCAGGAACAGAATTGAACTGCTGACACGGGGATTTTCAGTCCCCTGCTCTACCGACTGAGCTACCTGGGCGTGTCGAACAACGGGAGCTTTTATAGGCAATTTGGCATATGAAGTCAAGGGAAAAATGAATATTCTTCAGAATAATTAATTTTATCTTCCCCCCATATCCCCGAGAAGATACTGAACAAGCCCTGCCCCCAGGACTGCTGCGGTTTCAGCCCTAAGAATTCTCGGACCCAGGGTATAGAATAAAAATCCTGCCTCCCTGGCCTGGCTGATTTCACCGGGATCAAACCCGCCTTCAGGGCCGACAAGAACAATGGCCCTGGTCTTTTCCACTGCCGGCAATTTTCTTAAGGGCCTTGCCGCCTCTTCCCAAAAGGCAATTTTAACCGGGTAAGGGTTGGCAAAATCTAACATGGACTCAAATCCCATGGGCGGATGGAGTTTTACAAGGCAGCTTCTTCTGCACTGTTTTAAGGATTCTCTGGCAATGGACTGCCAGCGTTCCATCTGACGCGCCTGCTTTTTAGGATTAGACATTGGAATCGACCGTTTGGAAAAAAAAGGCAGCCATTGGGTCACCCCAAGCTGGGAGATCTGCTTGACCACCTCGTCCATTTTCTTATGTTTGAGCATGGCCGTGCACAAGGTCAAATCAAGGTCTGACTCGGTGATACTCTTTTTTTCTTCAGTGACAACCACCTCGACACTCTCCTGAGTCAAACCTATTATTTTTCCACAAAAGTCCTTGCCCCTGCCGTCTGTCATGGACAGATCATCGTCGAGCTTAAGACGGAGTACCTTTTTAATATGTCTGGCATCCTGGCCCTTTATATGTATCTTCGACATTTCAATTTCTTTGGAATCAATGATAAATTTTTGCATATTCTTGTCCTTTGGCAATCGGCCTAAATCCGTAATACAGCCGTTACTATAGTATACTACACTAAAGGGGGCCACAGATTTATCACCTTGCAGGACAGGTATCAAGTTCGCTGGATAGAAAAACAAGGCATAAATCCCAAAGTCGTCCTTTTCTCACTATCATTAGTTCAGCGGATAAAACTATGAAAAGCATAAATTTGTTCTATGTTTTTTTCATTCATACCTTTACTTCGGAAACAGGCCTGTCCAAGAATAAAACGCTGTTGATAACCAACTTGAATTTATCGGGGTCATGTTCTTTTTGACCAGGATTCGTATCTATTAAGAAAGGAGTTCACATGTCCAAATCTCAAACCGCTTCAGCCAGTCTTGTTCTCGTCGCACTAATCTGGGGAATGAAAAAAAGGCCAATCAGGATAATACCATTCCTGCCGTTATCCCGAACAAAATGTCGTCGAAAGAGTTTCGTCAAAACTGGCCTTGCCTTATCGAAAAAATCTATGAGGTGCCTCAATTAATCGCCAGAGGACCATAAGAATACGTTTACAAATAAAACCAAAAGTTCTTTATAAAAAAACGATCACTTCAGGGTCATCGCATGTAACTTTTATTAAGATTCGTCCTTACCCGGCTGGAATAGGTGAGGGGGATTCCGTTAAATCTTAAGCGGTCGTCCTGACCGCTTAAGAAGCGGAAATGATCGGACCTATGCCGTCCTGGCGGGCCGCTCATTTACGCCACTCCACCCCCTTCACCCTATCCCAGCCTGGCTCTCCTGGCTTGCTATAGTATATGAGCATCGAACAAAATTTTCCTAGACATCGCTGCACAGATACGATATATATGGCAATAAACACAAGGAGTTGCCAATGAACGAAAAAAAATCTCTTGAAACTTTTTTTGACAATATTCAGGACCCCAGACACCACAATAAGCTTCATAATTTAATTGATGTCGTCATCATCGCAATTTGTGCGGTAGTTGCTGGCGCAGACACTTATGAGCAAATTGAAAACTTTGGCAAAAAGAGAAAAAGGTGGTTGTCAAAATTTCTAAGCCTTCCCCATGGGATACCCTCCCATGACACCTTTGGCAGAATTTTTGAAAGGATGAACCCGAATGAATTTCAGAGCAGTTTTATGCACTGGGTTCAGTCGGTTGCAAAGATGACCAAAGGTCAAGTCATTGCAATCGACGGCAAAACTCTAAGGCGTTCACACGATACCTCCAATGATAAGAAAGCCATTCATATGATCAGTGCGTGGGCTTCGTCTAATAAAGTGGTTTTAGGGCAATTAAAAACCGAAGAAAAATCAAATGAAATTACGGCCATTCCAAATCTTTTAAAACTTTTAGATATCTCGGGCTGCATTATAACCATTGATGCCATGGGCACTCAAAAGAAAATCGCTGAAACCATAATAAACAAAGGGTGTGACTATGTCCTTGCCCTGAAAGAAAATCATAAAACCTTGCATGATGAAGCGGTACTTTTTTTCAATAAAATGGAAGAAATGAAAAATCAGGGGTACCAGTTTAATGAACAGACCAGTGTTGACGGAGGGCACGGTCGAGTCGAAACGCGCAGGGCTGTGATAACCTCTGATATTGATTGGTTTGAAGATAAAAAAAGTTAGAAAGGTTTAAAAAGTATTGGAATGATTGAATCCACCCGAGAAATGGACGGCCAGATCAGTCATGAAAAGCGATATTATATATCGAGCCTGGATAGCGACCCCAATATTTTTGGTAATGCTGTCAGGAGGCATTGGGGAATTGAAAATTCAGTGCATTGGGTATTGGATATTGCGTTCCGTGAAGACGAAAGCAGAGTCAGAAAGGGGAACTCTCCTGAGAATTTTGCAGCGATTCGGCACATTGCATTAAATTTATTACGGAACAATAAGACATTTAAAGGGAGTGTAAAAACGGTTCTGTTGCAAAAAATTATTAATGTCTGATACAAGTCCGTTTTGGCACTAATTTATTTGCAGAGAGATAGTATGAAAAATGAAAACCCTTTCAAGTGGCGTCATTATGAAAAAGAAATCATCCTGTTGAATGTTCGCTGGTATCTGAGATATCAACTGAGTTACAGGAATCTGGAAGAGATGATGCAAGAACGGGGCTTGTCTATGGATCACAGTACCATTTACCGATGGGTTCAGCGCTATGCTCCTGAAATGGAAAAGCGAAGCAGGAAGTATCTGCGGCAATCAAATGATTCTTACCGTATTGATGAAACATATATCAAGGTGCGGGGGAAAATGAAGTATCTTTACCGAGCGGTCGATTCCCGTGGAAATACCATCGATTTTCTTCTTCGCAGCAGACGTAATATGGAATCTGCCAAACGATTTTTTAAAAAGATGCTGCGAGCTTCCAATAGCTCCAGACCTCGGGTTCTGAGTGTTGACGGAAATCCTGCATATCCTCCGGCAGTAAAGGCTTTGAAAGAAAAAAAGCTTCTGAATAAGGACTGTATCCTAAGACAGAATAAATATCTGAACAATATTATTGAGCAAGACCACCGGTTTATCAAAAAGCTTGTCAGAGCTGGTATGGGGTTCAAGACATTTCATTCTGCCTGGCGGACGCTAAAAGGCTATGAAATTATGAACATGATCAGAAAAGGACAAGTTAAAAATATCAGGAAGGGAGAAATTTTAAAGCAGAAAGAATTCGTCGAAAATCTGTTTTCTTATGCTGCGTAAATTTTACGCCTGAACGATCTCTTTGTCCTGGAAATATTTTTTGCAACAGAACCAAGCGTCCCGTAATGGTCACACAGCTCTCTAACCCCTGTGAGATATCCGTCCTTTGGCAGGGGAAATCCATATGTGGCAGGGATGGTTTCCAGGATAACGGCTGCGGTTTGTTTTTGTGAAAGTATCTTTTCCATTGCGGCCAGGTCGTTAAAAGGCAGATGCTGGTACTCATCTTCGGCACCCCGGCTGAGAAAGAATTGGGCATTGTTGGGATCGCCCAGGTTCCCTGAAATTCCTGTACTGCCGTGGTATCCCTTGTCCAAAGAGAGAATTTTTTTTCTCTTTGTCGCCCATCTGGCCGTTTTTACGGCAATATCCACAGCCTCGCTTCCACCTGAAGCAAAGACGGTATAGTGGAGGTCTCCCGGCGTGTTTTCAGCAAGTTTTCGGGCCAGAACTGCCCGGGCTTCACTGGCAAAATGATGGTTGCCGATATCGGTTTTTTCAAGTGCGGATACAAGCACTTGGATCAATTCTGGCGGGCGATGACCCAGGTTGAAGGTTCCGCCGTTGATACGGAGGTCGATCAGTTTTTTTCCGTCATGATCAAAGATATAGGGGCCTTTTCTTTTTCCGATTACAAGATCGATGCCGATTTGCCCAAAGGTATCTATTTTCCCGGGACACAGATAATTTTTAGCCATCTCGATAATTTCAGATTTTTCCATGCTTACCTCCGATAATTTGGTTTTTCAGTCACCCGCCCCCTCAATTTTTAACTTGCTGATCTTGCTTTTATTTATTTAACGCGTTAATCAAAACATGATTTTTTATCCGGCACAAGAATTATTTAACACGCGTTCTAAAAAAGGTTTGCTTATGCCCTCCTCAAAAAAACAAAGAGGTCGCCCCCTTAAAAGTGAAACTCAAAAAGCGGTTATCAGAGACCAGATCATTGGATGTGCAAGAACACTTTTTCTGGAAGAGGGTTTTGAGAATGTTTCCATGAGAAAGATTGCCGCAAAGGCAAATTGTACCCCCACGACCCTGTATCACTATTTTCACAACAAGCGTCACCTGCTCCATTTTTTATGGGAAGAACTCTTTGAGCAGGTTTCTGATTTCAGTATGCCACAGGTTAAAAAAAAGACAGATCCTTTGTCGCAAATCCAAAGCATAATGACTCAATATTCAACATACTGGATTGAGAACCCAGATCATTTCCGTGTAATTTTTATGGTTGAAGATCTTTTGTCTCCTTTGGATGAAGACCTGAATGCCGAGACCATGATAAGTCATATGCAGATTTTTCAGGTGTTGATCTCCGCTATTGAACAGGGGATTAAAACCGGTCTGTTTGAATATGACAACACTGAATTGATCTGGCAGATTCTCCTGGCCCACAGCCATGGCATTGTATCAAGCCTTATCACGATTCGGGAAATTCCATGGAGATCAGATCATGAACTCATCCAGCATAGCGTTGAGATCACGCTCAAGGGACTTTTATCTAAACCAAGGTGAAATCCAGCTGCAAATTTTATATTTGCTTAAATATGGGAATCTTCCCTGGGTTCCTGGGCACCAGCAAGGTGCCATATTGCGGCGCTAAACGAGCGACAAATGAGGTGTATAAGTCATACTCCCCAGTGAGGAGCAAACCAAGGCAACAAAGAAGATGGGTCTTTGAAGGTGGATCAGGGCTGGTTTAATTTAGTTGACACTTTTATCCGGCTCTGATAATTTTCTAATCTCAAGAATGCGAGGGTACAAGGTTTAAATGGATTAAAGTGAGGGATTTATGGTTCAAGACAATGATGATATTATAGAACTGACTGAGGTGGTTGGGGATGATTCATCGGATGAGGCAGACCAAAACATCATTGAACTCACCCAAATTGTCCCCGGGGAAAATGATTTGGCGGATTCGGCCTCTTCCATTCCCTTTGATCCAGAGGCACAAGGCAAAACTGCATTGCCATCGGTGAGCCAGGAAGAATTTGAAGCGGCTTTGGAGCGGGTCATTGAAAAGAAATTTTCAAAGACCATTGAAGCGCTTTTGTTTGAAACCCTGGAAAAAGTCATTCAAACGGAAATTACACAGATTAAAGAGGGGCTGCAAAAAGATCTTGATGATATCGGCAGCGCCTGAATTGTAAAAACGATCATAATGGTTGACAGATTTTTGGGGATTCATTCAATCCCCTTTTTTCATTAATACGGGTTTGAGGAGTTAAATTATGGGTTCGGATTCTCTGGATAAAGGATATGAGCCAAAAGGCATTGAAGAAAAATGGTATTCATTCTGGCTGGAAAACGGGTTTTTTAAGGCAGAGGATAAAAGTGACAAGGAGGGGTTCTCCATTGTAATTCCCCCGCCAAACGTCACAGGCGTTCTTCACATGGGTCATGCCCTGAACAATGTAATCCAGGATATCATGTGCCGATACCGCAGGCTGCTCGGGTTTAATGTTTTGTGGATGCCGGGAACCGACCATGCCGGCATTGCCACCCAGAATGTGGTGGAAAGAAAACTGGCAGCCGAGGGCAGGACCCGGGATCAGCTTGGCCGTGAAGAATTCATTGAAGAGGTCTGGCGCTGGCGGGAAAAATCCGGCGGAGCCATTATCAACCAGCTCAAACGCCTCGGTGCCTCCTGTGACTGGGACCGGGAACGGTTTACCATGGATGAGGGGCTTTCAGAAGCCGTTCGCAAGGTATTTGTCCGTCTCTACAAAGAGGGCCTGATCTATCAAGACCAGTATATTATCAACTGGTGCCCAAGATGCCGTACCGCCCTTGCCGATCTTGAGGTGGAGTATGAAGAAAAAGATGCCTATCTTTACTATATCAGGTATCCGTTCAAGGATAGCAAAAAAGGGCTGACCGTTGCCACAACAAGGCCTGAAACCATGTTCGGGGATACCGCTGTTGCGGTCAACCCCAATGATGAACGATTCAAGGACATGGATCAGACAGAGGTGGTGCTGCCCCTGACCGACCGGACCATTCCCATTATCAAGGATGATTATGTCGATACTGAATTTGGTACCGGCGCTCTCAAGGTCACCCCGGCCCATGACCCCAATGATTTTCATCTGGGGGAAAAACACGGACTTAAAAAACTCAAGGTTATTGATGATTCGGGGATGATGAACAAAGAGGCGGGTCAGTTTGAAGGCCTGGACCGGTTCGAATGCCGTAAACAGGCGGTTGAAGCCCTGGCGGAACTTGGGCTGCTGGAAAAAAAAGAACCTCTAAAACACAGCGTGGGAAATTGCTACCGCTGTCACACCGATGTGGAACCCTCAATTTCCAAGCAATGGTTTGTAAAGGTTGGACCTCTGGCAGAAAAGGCCTCGGAAGCGGTCAGGTCTGGCAGGACAAAAATTATTCCAGACAATTGGTCAAAAACTTATTTTGAGTGGATGGATAATATCCGGGACTGGTGCATTTCAAGGCAGATCTGGTGGGGGCACAGGATTCCGGTTTGGAAATGTCCGGACTGCAAGGCCGTTATTGTAGAAGAGACAGATCCCACTGAATGTCCCCAGTGCGGGTGTAAAGATATTGTCCAGGAAACCGATGTGTTGGATACCTGGTTTTCTTCGGCGCTCTGGCCGTTTTCCACCATGGGATGGCCTGAGAATACAGAGCTTCTCAAAATTTTTTACCCCACCAATGTCCTGGTGACAGGCTTTGATATCCTTTTTTTCTGGGTGGCCCGGATGATGATGATGGGTATTCATTTTATGGATGACCAGGTGCCTTTTGATGATGTGTATATCCATGCCCTGGTCAGGGACGAACATGGCAAAAAAATGTCCAAGTCCAAGGGGAATGTCATTGATCCTTTAAAGGTGATTGACGAGTATGGGGCTGATGCCTTCAGGTTCACTTTGGCCGCCTTTGCCGCCCAGGGCAGGGACGTGAAAATGTCTGAATCCAGGGTTGAGGGCTACCGCCATTTTGTTAATAAGCTCTGGAATGCATCCAGGTTTGCCCTCATGCATATCACCTCAAAAGATACCCGGATTGAAACCGATAAACTCAGCCTGCCCGAACGCTGGATCCTTTCCAGATCCCAGGCCACAGCAAAGGCTGTGAAAGAGGGCATTGAAGGGTATAAGTTCAATGAGGCCGCCTCCTCTGTATACCAGTTTGTATGGCATGAATTCTGCGACTGGTTTTTGGAAACTGCCAAACCCGGATTGTATGAAAAAGAGGGCGTGGCCAGGCGGGATACCTCAAGGGCAGTGCTTGCCACCGTGCTTGAAGAAATTCTGATCATGCTTCATCCGTTTATGCCCTTTGTGACAGAAGAAATTTATCATATCCTTCCGACCACCCAGGGCTCTGTGATGAAGGCCTCTTTTCCATATTCCGAGCAAGGGTATGAGCGTTTCAGGGATGAAACCGCCGAAACCCAGATGGGTTTTTTGTTTGGACTGATTTCAGGCATCCGGAATATCCGCAGTGAGATGAATATCCAGCCGTCCATGAAAATAAAGGTGCTGGCCAATACCGAAGATGAACTGGAAAAACTGCTCATTGCCGAAAATAAGTCTGTGATTGCCAATCTGGCGACCTTGGAAAGCCTTTATTTTTGTGATGCCGATAATCTGCCCAGCTCTGCTGCAACGACGGTGACAGGTGATACTACCTGTTTTGTATCCCTTGAAGGGGTGATTGATTTTGACAAAGAGATTCGCCGCCTTGAAAAGGAATCGGAAAAAAATACCAAAGAGCTGACAGGGATCCAGAAACGCTTGAACAATGAAAGTTTTCTTGAAAAAGCACCGGATGAGGTCATTGAAAAGGTAAAGGCCCAGCATGCCGAGCTTCAGGAAAAGCAGGATAAGATCACAGCCAACCTGGAACGAGTCAAGGGGATGAAATAAACCAAAAGGAAACCGTTATGGACATGAATGACCAGATTATTCGTCTGGCCCTGTTTGAGGATTCAGGCCTTGGGGATGTCACCACTGAATCCATTTTGCCTGATCCCCGCTCAGGAAAAGGGATTATCGTGGCCAAGCAGGAGTTTGTCATGGCAGGGATTGACGTGGCAAAACAGGTGTTTTCCATTATTGATCCCTCCATTAGAACCGTTTCGCGGTTCAAGGATGGAGAAAAAATTCAGAACGGAGAGGTGATTCTTGAGATTACAGGAGATCTTTTATCCCTGCTCAAGGCAGAGCGGGTGGCCTTGAATTTTCTCCAGCGTCTTTCCGGTATTGCCACCTTGACCCGTACCTTTGTAAATGCCCTGGACAACAGCGATGTCCGGCTCGTGGATACGCGGAAAACCACGCCCGGTTGGCGGCGGATGGAAAAGGATGCCGTCCGGGCAGGCGGGGGATATAACCATCGGTTTGCCCTGTATGACGGGATCTTGATCAAGGATAACCATATTGCCGTGGCAGGCTCCGTTGAAATCGCCATTGCCCTGGTCAGGGCAAGAACCTCACATCTTATGAAAATAGAGGTGGAGGTCTCTTCCATGGAAGAAGTCCGTAAGGCCCTGGCTGCGGGTGCTGATGTGATCATGCTGGACAATATGGATATTGAATCCATGACGACTGCGGTGGCCTATATTGATGGGCGGGCCATTGTGGAGGCTTCGGGGAATGTCTCTCTTGACACCTTGAACGCCATTGCAAAAACCGGTGTGGATGTCATTTCCTGTGGCGCATTGACCCACCAGGCAAGATCAGTGGACCTGAGCATGAGGATCAACCCGGAATAGTCCTTGGCCTTATAAAAAAGATCGGGATTTTTTTTAAGAATAGGTGAGTTTGTTTCTGCCGGTTTCCTTGGATTTATACAGGGCCTTGTCCGTTCTTTTGATAAATTCTGTAAAATCCTCTCCATTTTTGAGTTCACTGGCCCCGATACTTACGGTCACCGATTGTTTTTCTCCTGTATCCGGGGTGAAAATTTCTTTGGCAATATTGTCCTTGATCCTGGCCCCGACCACACAGGCTTTTTTTAATCCGGTTTCCGGCAGGAGAATGGCAAATTCTTCGCCTCCGTATCGATAGGCCGTGTCCATGGACCGCATGCAGGATTTAATGATCCTGCCGATACCCATCAGCACCTTGTCCCCTTCAAGATGACCCAAGGTGTCATTGTATCGTTTGAAAAAATCAATGTCCAGAATCAGCAGGGACAAGGCCCTTGAATAGCGGTCATACCGTTTGATTTCCTGTTTGATCTGGTGAAAAAACTGTCTGGAATTGTAAAGTCCGGTCAAGGCATCGGTGATGGCCAGTTGTTCCATTTCCGCCAGGAGTTTGGCACGCTCTCTTTTAAAGGCTGATTCCCGTAACACCCGTTTGATTCGAAGATCCAACTCTTCAAACCGAAAGGGTTTGAAAATAAAATCACTGGCCCCGGCCTTGATGGCTTCTTCATAGGAATAATCCGCAGAGTAACCGGTCATGACCATGACGTCAACACCATGGTTCTGCTTGAGTTGTTTGGTGAGTTCAAGCCCGTCCATGCCCTGCATCATGATGTCGGTGAGCACCATGTCTGCCCGAAAGGTTTTAAGTATTTCCATGGCCTGACCGGCATTTTCCGCACTTTTAACCTTGTAGGATAATAGGGTGAGGTATTCCTCAACAGATTCTTTAATGGCAATATCATCGTCAACGATTAAAATGGCAGAGGCCATGATTTTCTCCGAACAATTAGGTTGGGTT
It encodes:
- a CDS encoding 16S rRNA (uracil(1498)-N(3))-methyltransferase; translation: MQKFIIDSKEIEMSKIHIKGQDARHIKKVLRLKLDDDLSMTDGRGKDFCGKIIGLTQESVEVVVTEEKKSITESDLDLTLCTAMLKHKKMDEVVKQISQLGVTQWLPFFSKRSIPMSNPKKQARQMERWQSIARESLKQCRRSCLVKLHPPMGFESMLDFANPYPVKIAFWEEAARPLRKLPAVEKTRAIVLVGPEGGFDPGEISQAREAGFLFYTLGPRILRAETAAVLGAGLVQYLLGDMGGR
- a CDS encoding ISAs1 family transposase: MNEKKSLETFFDNIQDPRHHNKLHNLIDVVIIAICAVVAGADTYEQIENFGKKRKRWLSKFLSLPHGIPSHDTFGRIFERMNPNEFQSSFMHWVQSVAKMTKGQVIAIDGKTLRRSHDTSNDKKAIHMISAWASSNKVVLGQLKTEEKSNEITAIPNLLKLLDISGCIITIDAMGTQKKIAETIINKGCDYVLALKENHKTLHDEAVLFFNKMEEMKNQGYQFNEQTSVDGGHGRVETRRAVITSDIDWFEDKKS
- a CDS encoding ISAs1 family transposase, which encodes MIESTREMDGQISHEKRYYISSLDSDPNIFGNAVRRHWGIENSVHWVLDIAFREDESRVRKGNSPENFAAIRHIALNLLRNNKTFKGSVKTVLLQKIINV
- a CDS encoding IS6 family transposase, whose translation is MKNENPFKWRHYEKEIILLNVRWYLRYQLSYRNLEEMMQERGLSMDHSTIYRWVQRYAPEMEKRSRKYLRQSNDSYRIDETYIKVRGKMKYLYRAVDSRGNTIDFLLRSRRNMESAKRFFKKMLRASNSSRPRVLSVDGNPAYPPAVKALKEKKLLNKDCILRQNKYLNNIIEQDHRFIKKLVRAGMGFKTFHSAWRTLKGYEIMNMIRKGQVKNIRKGEILKQKEFVENLFSYAA
- a CDS encoding aminotransferase class III-fold pyridoxal phosphate-dependent enzyme, whose translation is MEKSEIIEMAKNYLCPGKIDTFGQIGIDLVIGKRKGPYIFDHDGKKLIDLRINGGTFNLGHRPPELIQVLVSALEKTDIGNHHFASEARAVLARKLAENTPGDLHYTVFASGGSEAVDIAVKTARWATKRKKILSLDKGYHGSTGISGNLGDPNNAQFFLSRGAEDEYQHLPFNDLAAMEKILSQKQTAAVILETIPATYGFPLPKDGYLTGVRELCDHYGTLGSVAKNISRTKRSFRRKIYAA
- a CDS encoding TetR/AcrR family transcriptional regulator, translating into MIFYPAQELFNTRSKKGLLMPSSKKQRGRPLKSETQKAVIRDQIIGCARTLFLEEGFENVSMRKIAAKANCTPTTLYHYFHNKRHLLHFLWEELFEQVSDFSMPQVKKKTDPLSQIQSIMTQYSTYWIENPDHFRVIFMVEDLLSPLDEDLNAETMISHMQIFQVLISAIEQGIKTGLFEYDNTELIWQILLAHSHGIVSSLITIREIPWRSDHELIQHSVEITLKGLLSKPR
- a CDS encoding valine--tRNA ligase — translated: MGSDSLDKGYEPKGIEEKWYSFWLENGFFKAEDKSDKEGFSIVIPPPNVTGVLHMGHALNNVIQDIMCRYRRLLGFNVLWMPGTDHAGIATQNVVERKLAAEGRTRDQLGREEFIEEVWRWREKSGGAIINQLKRLGASCDWDRERFTMDEGLSEAVRKVFVRLYKEGLIYQDQYIINWCPRCRTALADLEVEYEEKDAYLYYIRYPFKDSKKGLTVATTRPETMFGDTAVAVNPNDERFKDMDQTEVVLPLTDRTIPIIKDDYVDTEFGTGALKVTPAHDPNDFHLGEKHGLKKLKVIDDSGMMNKEAGQFEGLDRFECRKQAVEALAELGLLEKKEPLKHSVGNCYRCHTDVEPSISKQWFVKVGPLAEKASEAVRSGRTKIIPDNWSKTYFEWMDNIRDWCISRQIWWGHRIPVWKCPDCKAVIVEETDPTECPQCGCKDIVQETDVLDTWFSSALWPFSTMGWPENTELLKIFYPTNVLVTGFDILFFWVARMMMMGIHFMDDQVPFDDVYIHALVRDEHGKKMSKSKGNVIDPLKVIDEYGADAFRFTLAAFAAQGRDVKMSESRVEGYRHFVNKLWNASRFALMHITSKDTRIETDKLSLPERWILSRSQATAKAVKEGIEGYKFNEAASSVYQFVWHEFCDWFLETAKPGLYEKEGVARRDTSRAVLATVLEEILIMLHPFMPFVTEEIYHILPTTQGSVMKASFPYSEQGYERFRDETAETQMGFLFGLISGIRNIRSEMNIQPSMKIKVLANTEDELEKLLIAENKSVIANLATLESLYFCDADNLPSSAATTVTGDTTCFVSLEGVIDFDKEIRRLEKESEKNTKELTGIQKRLNNESFLEKAPDEVIEKVKAQHAELQEKQDKITANLERVKGMK
- the nadC gene encoding carboxylating nicotinate-nucleotide diphosphorylase, with product MDMNDQIIRLALFEDSGLGDVTTESILPDPRSGKGIIVAKQEFVMAGIDVAKQVFSIIDPSIRTVSRFKDGEKIQNGEVILEITGDLLSLLKAERVALNFLQRLSGIATLTRTFVNALDNSDVRLVDTRKTTPGWRRMEKDAVRAGGGYNHRFALYDGILIKDNHIAVAGSVEIAIALVRARTSHLMKIEVEVSSMEEVRKALAAGADVIMLDNMDIESMTTAVAYIDGRAIVEASGNVSLDTLNAIAKTGVDVISCGALTHQARSVDLSMRINPE
- a CDS encoding diguanylate cyclase encodes the protein MASAILIVDDDIAIKESVEEYLTLLSYKVKSAENAGQAMEILKTFRADMVLTDIMMQGMDGLELTKQLKQNHGVDVMVMTGYSADYSYEEAIKAGASDFIFKPFRFEELDLRIKRVLRESAFKRERAKLLAEMEQLAITDALTGLYNSRQFFHQIKQEIKRYDRYSRALSLLILDIDFFKRYNDTLGHLEGDKVLMGIGRIIKSCMRSMDTAYRYGGEEFAILLPETGLKKACVVGARIKDNIAKEIFTPDTGEKQSVTVSIGASELKNGEDFTEFIKRTDKALYKSKETGRNKLTYS